The following proteins are encoded in a genomic region of Populus trichocarpa isolate Nisqually-1 chromosome 13, P.trichocarpa_v4.1, whole genome shotgun sequence:
- the LOC18104346 gene encoding uncharacterized protein LOC18104346, producing MMDLWAVHVKNTTGSPFCLRNHSIPEKSFVSSNFGKFRVLKHKISSSGYHSLGVKAMAKKNSNDNSNSSSPSGNGDGSKGSNPPDGNKSNDYASQKSHRVNLDWREFRANLFAQEQAEKAESDAHSQTGTPQESKPLSLKWAHPIPVPETGCVLVATEKLDGVRTFERTVVLLLRSGTRHPQEGPFGVVVNRPLNKKIRHMKPTNMELETTFADCSLNFGGPLDASMFLLKSREKKIKEFEEVIPGLCFGAGNSLDEAGALVREGVLKPQDFRFFVGYAGWQLDQLREEIESDYWYVAACSSNLICGGSSESLWEEILQLMGGHYSELSRKPKQDM from the exons ATGATGGATCTGTGGGCAGTCCATGTAAAGAATACAACTGGAAGCcctttttgtttgagaaatcatTCAATTCCAGAGAAATCATTTGTTTCCTCCAATTTTGGgaaatttagggttttgaagcATAAAATTTCTTCTTCCGGGTATCATTCTTTGGGAGTTAAAGCTATGGCTAAGAAGAATAGTAATGATAACTCCAATTCCTCTTCTCCTTCTG GAAATGGAGATGGCTCAAAAGGAAGTAACCCTCCTGATGGGAACAAATCCAACGACTATGCTTCCCAAAAGTCTCACAGGGTAAACTTGGACTGGAGAGAGTTTAGAGCAAATTTATTTGCTCAGGAGCAG GCAGAGAAGGCAGAATCTGATGCTCACAGCCAAACTGGGACACCCCAAGAGTCGAAACCCCTTAGCCTGAAATGGGCCCACCCTATTCCTGTACCTGAGACTGGTTGTGTCCTTGTTGCTACAGAAAAACTTGATGGAGTTCGCACTTTTGAAAGAACCGTTGTTCTCCTCCTCAGATCTGGAACCAGACATCCACAAGAGGGACCATTTGGAGTTGTCGTTAACCGTCCACTGAACAAAAAGATTAGGCACATGAAGCCCACAAATATGGAATTAGAAACCACTTTTGCTGATTGTTCTCTTAATTTTGGTGGACCTCTTGATGCaagcatgtttttattaaaaagtcgGGAGAAGAAGATTAAAGAGTTCGAAGAGGTGATCCCTGGCCTGTGTTTTGGTGCTGGAAATAGTTTGGATGAAGCTGGAGCACTTGTGAGAGAAGGGGTGCTGAAGCCTCAGGATTTCAGATTCTTTGTCGGTTATGCTGGGTGGCAGCTAGATCAGTTGAGGGAGGAGATTGAATCAGATTATTGGTATGTGGCTGCATGTAGCTCAAATCTGATTTGTGGGGGTTCATCAGAAAGTTTATGGGAGGAGATTTTGCAGCTAATGGGTGGTCATTACTCGGAACTAAGCCGAAAGCCCAAGCAGGATATGTAG